One window of Quercus robur chromosome 5, dhQueRobu3.1, whole genome shotgun sequence genomic DNA carries:
- the LOC126725072 gene encoding IQ domain-containing protein IQM1-like, which produces MVRFINCESKERKDIFKQDDPSDIDKYEGLDSMIIEEKESGIARRSKKRKVEGLRLQTTVSFKKVLLDENSSDLEENTNDSSNKVYPAVSLPKPEIRISSRTTSEHNAAAIKVQKVYKSYRTRRNLADCAVVVEELWWKAIDFASLRHSSISFFESDRSETTISRWARARTRAAKVGKGLSKNEKAQKLALRHWLEAIDPRHRYGHNLHLYYDVWFDTGSSQPFFYWLDVGDGKEVNLEKCPRTNLQRQCIRYLGPKEREAYEVIVESEKLVYKESGMLVDTDDGTKWIFVLSTTRNLYIGKKKKGQFQHSSFLAGGATTAAGRLVAHNGVLEAIWPYSGHYHPTEENFLEFISFLEEHHVNLTNVKKCAIDDDDPTLKVTDKELKLESTRGSSTNIKSSYTESVDVDVPNKEAANVTICHDEIGTNVKAPAFKLAKCLSRKWSSGAGPRIGCVREYSAQLQFQALEHVNLSPRTMPGYFPNNAPIPSPRPSPKIHLSPSLSCMGLPNPMVHASTSD; this is translated from the exons ATGGTAAGATTCATCAACTGTGAGTCCAAGGAAAGGAAGGATATCTTCAAGCAAGATGATCCAAGTGACATTGATAAATATGAGGGGTTAGATAGCATGATTattgaagaaaaggaaagtGGGATAGCTAGAAGATCCAAGAAGCGGAAAGTGGAAGGGTTAAGGCTGCAAACAACTGTTTCCTTCAAGAAAGTGTTGCTGGATGAAAATAGTTCTGATTTGGAGGAAAATACCAATGATTCAAGCAATAAAGTGTATCCCGCGGTCTCTTTGCCTAAACCTGAAATTCGGATTTCTTCAAGGACTACTAGTGAACATAATGCAGCTGCAATTAAGGTGCAGAAAGTTTATAAGAGTTACCGGACTAGAAGAAACCTAGCAGATTGTGCTGTAGTTGTTGAGGAGCTCTG gTGGAAGGCAATagactttgcaagtcttaggcATAGCTCAATATCATTCTTTGAGTCTGATAGATCAGAAACTACTATCTCAAGATGGGCACGTGCTAGGACTAGGGCTGCCAAG GTTGGTAAAGGTTTGTCCAAGAATGAAAAAGCTCAGAAATTAGCTTTAAGACACTGGCTTGAAGCG ATTGATCCACGCCATCGATATGGACACAATTTGCACTTGTATTATGATGTTTGGTTTGACACTGGGAGCTCCCAACCTTTCTTCTATTG GTTGGATGTTGGAGATGGCAAAGAAGTAAATCTTGAGAAGTGCCCAAGGACCAATTTGCAGCGTCAATGCATCAGATACCTTGGACCA AAAGAGAGGGAAGCATATGAAGTGATTGTAGAAAGTGAGAAGCTTGTGTACAAAGAAAGTGGAATGTTAGTGGACACAGATGATGGTACTAAGTGGATATTTGTCCTCAGCACAACAAGGAACTTGTAcattgggaagaagaagaaaggccAATTTCAGCACTCTAGTTTTCTAGCAGGGGGTGCCACCACCGCAGCTGGAAGATTGGTGGCCCATAATGGGGTTCTTGAG GCTATATGGCCTTATAGTGGTCATTATCACCCAACGGAAGAGAACTTCTTGGAGTTTATTAGTTTCCTAGAAGAGCACCATGTGAACTTGACCAATGTTAAG AAATGTGCCATAGATGATGATGATCCAACATTGAAAGTGACCGACAAGGAACTAAAGTTGGAGTCAACGAGGGGTTCCTCTACAAATATCAAATCATCTTACACAGAATCAGTAGATGTTGATGTGCCTAACAAGGAGGCTGCCAATGTCACAATTTGTCATGATGAAATAGGAACCAATGTGAAAGCTCCGGCATTCAAATTGGCTAAGTGTTTGTCACGTAAATGGAGTAGTGGAGCTGGTCCTCGTATTGGGTGTGTTCGAGAATACTCAGCACAGCTTCAATTTCAGGCACTTGAACATGTAAATCTATCACCTAGGACCATGCCTGGATACTTTCCTAACAATGCTCCAATTCCATCGCCAAGACCAAGTCCCAAAATCCATCTCTCACCTAGCCTTTCATGTATGGGACTTCCTAACCCAATGGTTCATGCTTCAACTAGTGACTAG